One Bombus fervidus isolate BK054 chromosome 7, iyBomFerv1, whole genome shotgun sequence genomic region harbors:
- the LOC139988930 gene encoding odorant receptor 43a-like → MRTGNIVETFNNASYKSDLRFNVRLNVLTLRTIGTWPRFLDHSWRETIERVFLNLLCYGLLGFILIPGFMYFALEIADFYDQMKLGSALSFFLMALMKYCVFIIREDDIRKCVKLIEDDWRNVKHNDDRKIMLDNASFSQRLILICSAFMYGSVVFYYIALPLTRAKIVEEGGNLTYMTLVYPFPRVIADARRSPINEIFYTIQLLSGFVAHDITVAACSLAALLAMHACGQLQVLMSWLDKLVDERENNDESLDQRLTNIVEQHVRIINFIALTEDLLREISLVEVVGCTINICFLGYYSMMEWDSNHPVRSFTYIILLTSVTFNIFIFCYIGEVLAEQTVKVGQKSYMIDWHRLPWKKSLVVPLMISMSRSTTKITAGNIIELSISSFGNVIKTSFAYLNMLRTLTT, encoded by the exons ATGAGGACGGGAAACATCGTGGAGACATTCAACAACGCGAGTTACAAAAGCGATCTAAGGTTCAACGTTCGACTTAACGTGCTGACTTTGAGAACGATTGGAACCTGGCCAAGATTCCTCGATCATTCTTGGCGGGAAACGATCGAACGCGTATTCTTAAATCTTCTATGTTACGGTCTGCTTGGGTTCATCCTGATCCCTGGATTCATGTACTTTGCCCTCGAGATCGCGGATTTTTACGACCAGATGAAACTCGGTAGCGCGCTCAGTTTCTTTCTAATGGCACTGATGAAATATTGCGTGTTCATTATACGCGAGGATGATATACGTAAATGCGTGAAACTCATCGAAGATGACTGGAGAAACGTGAAACACAACGACGATCGTAAAATTATGTTGGATAACGCGAGTTTCAGTCAACGACTTATCCTAATCTGTAGCGCTTTCATGTACGGCAGCGTGGTTTTCTATTACATCGCATTACCACTCACTCGAGCGAAGATTGTAGAAGAGGGTGGTAACTTGACATACATGACACTTGTTTACCCTTTTCCTAGGGTAATCGCAGACGCCCGGCGCAGTCCcatcaatgaaattttctacacGATACAGTTATTGTCTGGCTTTGTTGCTCATGATATCACGGTTGCCGCTTGCAGTTTGGCTGCTCTTCTTGCGATGCACGCGTGCGGCCAGTTACAGGTCTTGATGTCTTGGCTGGATAAATTGGTAgatgaaagagaaaacaaTGACGAGAGTTTGGATCAGAGGCTGACCAATATCGTGGAACAACATGTTCGGATAATTAA CTTCATAGCTCTGACCGAGGATCTTCTGCGTGAGATATCATTGGTAGAAGTCGTGGGTTGCACTATAAATATATGCTTCCTTGGGTATTATTCGATGATG gAATGGGACTCTAATCATCCTGTTAGAAGTTTTACGTACATAATATTACTGACATCCGTTACCtttaacattttcatattCTGTTACATCGGTGAGGTCTTAGCAGAGcag aCGGTAAAAGTCGGCCAAAAATCTTACATGATCGATTGGCATCGATTGCCTTGGaagaaaagtctcgtcgttcCTTTGATGATTTCGATGTCTCGTTCCACCACTAAAATCACTGCTGGCAATATTATCGAGCTTTCTATCAGTAGTTTCGGTAAC GTCATCAAGACTTCATTCGCGTACTTGAACATGCTACGAACACTCACTACCTAG